From the genome of Vanessa atalanta chromosome 30, ilVanAtal1.2, whole genome shotgun sequence, one region includes:
- the LOC125075276 gene encoding uncharacterized protein LOC125075276, translated as MVQLSTVVKSKSSNNGIPLKPKKNKKTISDGDFAPNSVKKRGVYVDRKLFKSPLYTQDACDFETNRRPPPRPRPGQKKFLASVLRILSKSTTGTQYPDREDQADIKHSKGRARSRLRQETDIRNEKPNKRGKYKSRILNKNINNDDDRFIILQSTKEIAQTPSNYSEANPFSVQEEKTKIRSIKDILVNNTYSGLAEGIARDLLEDKPAKDKKIRIKDEPDTIASEIKKEGEKKIYNLFVDLLESTFNAYNLKDGALSESNIALEINESIANKLTINNKLKSNDLTTNAVNNASMTTIKHFDNPLTNIRLSNHKPYKRMNPRVSVKSWDYTKTINTPELNSFPSKRRSIRNNRKKKLLNVFKEELQLKTTCFEPINLFQTLKVMAKNKQKKNVYEQRNAKRLKNISADGNSDRRECVFKRRKIISMKPKKTSKIINRDVIGQIYSEYNAKFKKRERNSVIPSQHSIKVYGYNYEDVVERKKVQHARSHEKWPQNLHKSRELTATSSPFIMQSNLDYYTLLQFPDRSSCDFTY; from the exons ATGGTTCAGCTGTCAACGGTCGTGAAATCCAAGTCTTCAAACAACGGTATACCTCTTAAGCCTAAGAAGAACAAAAAAACTATCAGCGACGGCGATTTCGCACCCAATTCGGTGAAGAAGCGAGGAGTATACGTGGACAGAAAACTGTTTAAGTCACCTTTGTACACTCAAG ATGCATGTGATTTCGAAACCAATAGACGACCACCGCCGAGACCGAGACCTGGTCAGAAAAAGTTTTTAGCGTCCGTTCTGAGAATACTCTCGAAATCGACAACTGGTACACAATACCCAGATCGCGAAGATCAAGCAGACATTAAACACAGTAAAGGTAGAGCTCGGTCTAGACTTAGACAAGAAACCGATATAAGAAACGAGAAACCTAACAAACGAGGTAAGTATAAATCaagaatactaaataaaaacataaacaacgaCGACGATCGATTCATTATACTACAGTCAACGAAAGAGATAGCACAAACGCCGTCTAATTACTCTGAAGCAAATCCATTTAGTGTACAGGAGGAAAAAACAAAGATACGCTCGATTAAAGATATTTTGGTAAATAACACATACAGTGGATTAGCAGAAGGTATAGCGAGAGATCTTCTAGAAGATAAACCAGCGAAAGATAAGAAAATAAGGATTAAAGATGAACCGGATACGATAGCATCAGAAATTAAGAAAGAGGGCGAAAAAAAGATTTACaatttattcgttgatttaTTAGAAAGTACGTTCAATGCTTACAATCTCAAAGATGGAGCGCTAAGCGAATCGAATATCGCTTTAGAAATAAACGAATCGATAGCCAATAAATTAACAATCAACAATAAGTTAAAATCAAATGATTTAACAACGAATGCAGTAAATAACGCTTCAATGACAACGATAAAACACTTCGACAACCCCTTGACAAATATAAGACTGTCCAATCATAAGCCTTATAAACGCATGAATCCAAGAGTATCAGTGAAATCTTGGgattatacaaaaacaattaatacaCCAGAATTAAATAGCTTCCCAAGCAAGAGGAGGTCTATCAGAAACAATAGAAAAAAGAAGTTGTTAAATGTCTTCAAAGAAGAATTACAACTTAAAACTACTTGCTTTGAACCGATAAATTTATTCCAAACCTTAAAAGTAATggcgaaaaataaacaaaagaaaaacgtatACGAGCAACGCAACGCAAAGCGTTTGAAGAATATATCAGCGGACGGCAATTCAGATAGACGCGAATGCGTGTTTAAAAGACGGAAGATTATATCAATGAAACCGAAAAAAACTTCCAAGATTATCAACCGTGACGTCATCGGGCAGATATATTCAGAATATAATGCAAAGTTTAAGAAAAGAGAAAGGAACTCAGTAATACCTTCGCAGCATTCGATTAAAGTTTACGGTTACAATTACGAAGATGTAGTTGAGAGGAAGAAAGTACAGCACGCTAGAAGTCACGAGAAATGGCCTCAAAATCTGCACAAAAGTCGCGAACTTACCGCGACGTCATCGCCATTTATTATGCAATCAAATTTAGATTATTACACTCTGTTACAATTCCCTGATCGATCATCTTGTGATTTTACTTACTAA
- the LOC125075296 gene encoding uncharacterized protein LOC125075296 yields the protein MSAFKALRDVSNKFENELRKLSTELFSAKIDDAFEDNISKKMRDLALFNSKLRLLQAKPLSVTPQVTEIPKNEQTTISDYTDTVTWKIIEQQVVKTLTQTHAVKNLITTSSRDLDPELVERKEKIIEQLQKYREHESQLRHLEAVLQEKEDELLHTRQIWDESLSKLKDSQKLPQNEEIATGPLYKKLQVLISKMELMRWLIAKLVTSRTGGYDWATDPHKRLNALALARQHHTIQDYTES from the exons ATGTCGGCATTTAAAGCTTTACGCGATGTcagtaataaatttgaaaacgaACTACGTAAATTATCAACGGAATTATTTTCTGCAAAAATTGACGATGCCTTCGAAGATAATATCTCTAAGAAAATGCGAGACCTAGCtttgtttaattcaaaattaagacTATTACAGGCGAAGCCTTTGTCCG TCACACCACAAGTTACCGAGATTCCCAAGAATGAACAAACGACAATCAGTGATTATACGGACACAGTGACGTGGAAGATAATAGAGCAACAGGTGGTTAAAACATTAACTCAGACGCACGCCGTGAAGAACTTAATCACAACGTCAAGTCGGGACTTGGATCCGGAGTTAGTTGAAAGAAAAga GAAAATCATTGAACAATTACAAAAGTATAGAGAACATGAATCTCAACTCCGACACTTAGAAGCGGTGCTCCAGGAGAAGGAGGATGAACTTCTGCATACCAGACAGATATGGGATGAATCGTTAAGCAAGTTGAAAGACAGCCAAAAGTTACCGCAAAATGAAGAAATTGCTACTGGGCCCTTGTATAA aaaactTCAAGTATTGATCAGTAAGATGGAACTGATGCGTTGGCTCATAGCCAAATTGGTGACGTCACGAACAGGGGGCTATGACTGGGCCACGGATCCCCACAAACGATTGAACGCCTTAGCATTGGCAAGACAGCACCACACCATACAAGATTATACTGAAAGTTga
- the LOC125075293 gene encoding MATH and LRR domain-containing protein PFE0570w-like: MDKINAIDGKRFYKIKDKFADLNKTNYNNKKANYKDNRFGKDRGDSNQFRNSREKIENKTQQNNLHSRVTNLIVPSKIEKKDVNIQDTERKRDKDKNSKTRNLLDRRYETKSKNILDTKDDNKDHSKARDDIKNISHESKPNIKMDNTSHQINKRPLIRTITDTHDATKTYKAVTFTERKPQRAIKIKIPNINNVKKTNIPKLVNRHQRNKIDGKNNVEDNVISKSKSKFDKKIKHRRELVSPVRERNGVSPPTEIAKWAPNSITDHTRPYYEAWINTTLSAICSKKDGLYLDKKKIWKTFQQTLDERSYSPELIYENFADERFTGKIRINHR, translated from the exons ATGGACAAAATCAACGCAATAGACGGCAAGCGCTTTTACAAAATCAAAGATAAGTTCGCCGATTTGAACAAAacgaattacaataataaaaaggcAAATTACAAAGATAACAGATTCGGCAAAGATCGAGGAGATTCTAATCAATTCAGAAACAGTAGAgagaaaattgaaaacaaaactcAACAAAACAACTTACATTCAAGAGTAACAAATCTGATTGTGCCttcgaaaattgaaaaaaaggaTGTAAATATACAAGATACCGAGAGGAAAAGAGACAAAGATAAAAATAGCAAAACAAGGAATTTACTAGACAGAAGATACGAaactaaatctaaaaatatattggatacAAAAGATGATAATAAAG ATCACTCGAAGGCACGGGACGATATAAAGAATATATCACACGAATCCAAACCAAATATCAAAATGGATAATACGtcacatcaaataaataaaagacctCTAATCAGAACTATAACTGATACACACGATGCAACAAAAACCTATAAAGCCGTAACATTTACTGAAAGAAAACCACAAAGagcgataaaaattaaaataccgaatataaacaatgttaaaaaaacgaatataccGAAATTAGTTAATAGACATCAAAGAAACAAAATAGACGGTAAGAATAATGTTGAAGATAACGTAATCAGTAAAAGTAaaagcaaatttgataaaaaaattaaacatagaaGGGAACTAGTGTCGCCTGTCCGCGAACGCAATGGCGTCTCACCGCCAACCGAAATAGCCAAATGGGCGCCGAACAGTATCACAGATCACACGAGACCGTATTACGAAGCCTGGATCAATACGACGTTGTCAGCGATATGTAGTAAAAAGGACGgcttatatttagataaaaagaaaatttggaAGACGTTTCAGCAAACGCTCGATGAGAGGTCCTATAGTCCTGAGTTGATTTACGAGAATTTTGCTGATGAACGTTTTACTGGGAAAATTCGAATAAAccacagataa
- the LOC125075284 gene encoding uncharacterized protein LOC125075284 yields the protein MNENETYYMETSPTEILIYIFTFLSPKERAKCCQVCWRWKRIVDNLSNNEGLWLKHCKKDFNDIYSVAYYKRVPGLSWFHIYRSLTLWSKLNKANESMDEFASATGCMEEIRDFQVLRHGLIGVHTRGAINYYDLDTLKLSRRTSITGNYLRYVENDDTIIILGYNLNLFVVRKLITDTHYETDVTFGNVKTFLLADEDLFYVTLTDEVFLCKLQDDQLKSVLLNQANSSIMSVGYHKGNINLLTFQRDIFTIVGNELIYRSTLDTSTNLLHELKKYNFLENLDWRVYFQWMYVLKHTVPEGPLRDIIIIKTYGEAVFVGSNWGVFRIYYAPYHNDEFDLFNSEPIKQFNFMERCDCPVLSMCPIIRIDVIEGEDSHIILIAMPKKIAVITYRHSFKETTAGAMLPYQDVHKIKILNISE from the coding sequence atgaatgaaaacgaAACCTACTATATGGAAACATCGCCGACAGAgattttgatttacatttttacatttctttCACCGAAAGAACGAGCAAAATGTTGTCAAGTCTGCTGGAGATGGAAGCGTATCGTCGACAATCTATCCAACAACGAAGGGTTATGGCTAAAACATTGCAAGAaagattttaatgatatttattccGTAGCATATTACAAGCGAGTGCCTGGTCTGAGCTGGTTTCACATCTACAGATCGTTAACGCTCTGGtcgaagttaaataaagctaaTGAATCGATGGACGAGTTCGCATCCGCAACGGGCTGTATGGAAGAGATACGTGACTTCCAAGTGCTAAGACATGGTCTAATCGGCGTACATACACGAGGAGCaattaattattacgatttGGACACACTAAAACTATCCAGAAGAACATCAATAACAGGTAATTATCTACGTTACGTTGAAAACGACGatactataataatactagggtacaatttaaatttattcgttgTACGAAAACTCATAACCGATACGCATTACGAAACTGATGTGACATTTGGAAACGTAAAAACATTTCTCTTGGCCGACGAAGATTTGTTCTATGTAACGTTAACCGATGAAGTTTTCCTATGTAAGTTACAGGACGACCAATTAAAATCTGTGCTGCTCAACCAAGCCAATAGTAGTATAATGTCCGTTGGTTATCACaaaggaaatattaatttacttacattccaaagagatatatttacaattgtcGGCAACGAATTGATATACCGGAGCACCTTAGATACGTCAACAAACTTGTTAcacgaattaaaaaagtacaatttcCTCGAGAACCTAGACTGGCGAGTATACTTTCAATGGATGTATGTTTTGAAACATACAGTCCCAGAAGGTCCGTTACgtgatatcataattattaaaacatacggAGAAGCAGTGTTTGTTGGTTCCAATTGGGGTGTATTCCGTATTTACTATGCTCCTTATCATAATGATGAGTTTGATCTATTTAATTCGGAaccaataaaacaatttaattttatggagcGCTGCGACTGCCCCGTGCTGTCTATGTGCCCAATAATACGGATAGATGTTATCGAAGGGGAAGAtagtcatataattttaatcgcaATGCCAAAGAAAATTGCAGTTATAACATACAGACATAGTTTCAAAGAAACAACAGCGGGGGCAATGTTGCCATATCAAgatgtacataaaattaaaattcttaatatttctgAGTGA